A DNA window from Brassica napus cultivar Da-Ae chromosome C1, Da-Ae, whole genome shotgun sequence contains the following coding sequences:
- the LOC106373226 gene encoding uncharacterized protein LOC106373226 has product MAVKTDMSKAYDRLEWSFITSVLERLGFHQHWIGLIMQCISTVTYSFLINGSSRGKVIPSRGIRQGDPLSPYIFILCSEVLSGLCNKSQADGTIQGIQVARGSPRINHLLFADDTMFFLKADKASTIALKAIITKYEVESGQSINREKSSITFSRKAPAELKRMIHNILQIHKEGGVGKYLGLPEQFGRRKRDIFSSVVERIKQKASSWSNRHLSPAGKLVMVQSVLTPIPSYSMSFFKLPVSLCKRIQSALTRFWWDDRGGKRKMAWISWPKLTLPKSDGGLGVRDIEAFNEALLAKVSWRLLQQPEGLLGRTLLSKYCPEGNLLTCSPPGAASHGWNSILAGRDLLVKNLGWLVGDGASINIWDDPWLSLEKPLQPMGPATQASAMLVVKDLIHADRGEWNRGLIQTVLPHWEDQILLLQPSVRGAPDILKWLGTKRGDYSVKSGYHTAMSEVRDKILEDEATAEIDWKKTVWNLKLAPKVKMFIWKGLKGILPTGERLLERHINVDPRCKRCGCSESINHLLFHCPFAREVWKLSPLDGNFEVSGLTDLRADWTAVHAQRCLPPAGVSDTMLVPWILWSIWKARNKFLFENFAGNPADTLSMAIVAAREWVGAQQEKEVKSSPTSIQGTEEQVDMVIRSDAAWSVTNKCAGLGWVMLTQAQILRGHKGASFVSSALTAEALALREAVKFGHDMNLKRVRFESDSAHLIKAINKREPYMELYGILEDILRLLNEFDVVVFGWISRESNGVADLLAKNTLSLYEQEVAGEELIPPPNN; this is encoded by the coding sequence CATTAACGGTTCGTCTAGAGGAAAGGTTATACCGAGTCGAGGGATCCGCCAAGGCGACCCCCTCTCACCCTACATTTTCATACTTTGTAGTGAAGTGCTCTCGGGTCTTTGTAACAAATCACAAGCGGATGGAACGATTCAGGGAATACAAGTGGCTAGGGGGAGTCCCCGGATAAACCATTTACTCTTCGCGGATGATACGATGTTCTTCCTTAAAGCGGATAAAGCTTCCACGATCGCGCTTAAGGCAATTATCACCAAATATGAAGTCGAATCGGGCCAATCAATCAACAGAGAAAAATCGTCTATCACTTTCTCGCGTAAGGCGCCAGCTGAACTGAAGCGTATGATTCACAATATACTCCAAATTCATAAGGAGGGGGGAGTTGGAAAATACCTCGGACTGCCAGAACAGTTTGGGAGACGAAAGCGGGATATCTTCTCCTCGGTGGTGGAGAGAATCAAACAAAAGGCGAGCTCCTGGTCCAATAGACACCTTTCCCCTGCGGGGAAACTGGTGATGGTCCAAAGTGTGTTGACTCCAATACCGAGCTACTCTATGTCGTTCTTCAAGCTGCCTGTCTCCCTATGCAAGCGCATTCAGTCGGCACTAACACGATTTTGGTGGGACGATAGAGGTGGGAAGCGAAAAATGGCCTGGATCTCTTGGCCAAAACTAACCCTCCCAAAGAGTGATGGAGGGCTTGGAGTAAGGGACATTGAAGCCTTTAATGAGGCGTTGTTAGCCAAAGTCAGTTGGAGACTACTGCAGCAACCAGAAGGCCTTTTGGGACGAACCTTACTGAGCAAATACTGCCCAGAGGGTAACTTGCTGACATGCTCACCACCTGGTGCTGCATCACACGGATGGAATAGTATTTTGGCTGGGAGGGATCTTCTAGTCAAGAACTTGGGGTGGTTAGTAGGTGATGGAGCATCTATCAACATCTGGGATGACCCTTGGTTGAGCCTTGAAAAGCCACTACAACCGATGGGTCCAGCTACACAGGCCTCGGCAATGTTGGTCGTGAAAGACCTGATTCATGCTGACAGAGGAGAATGGAATCGTGGCTTAATTCAGACGGTCCTACCACACTGGGAAGACCAAATCCTTTTGCTCCAACCAAGTGTGAGAGGCGCACCAGACATCCTTAAATGGCTAGGTACAAAGAGAGGAGACTACTCTGTCAAGTCAGGGTATCACACGGCCATGAGCGAAGTGAGGGACAAGATTCTAGAGGATGAAGCGACTGCAGAGATCGACTGGAAAAAGACGGTGTGGAATCTTAAGCTTGCCCCGAAAGTCAAAATGTTCATATGGAAAGGCCTGAAAGGAATTCTTCCTACCGGGGAGAGACTGCTTGAACGCCATATCAATGTAGACCCGAGATGCAAGCGATGTGGCTGCTCGGAATCTATCAATCATCTTTTGTTTCACTGTCCTTTTGCCCGGGAGGTCTGGAAGTTGTCCCCTCTTGATGGAAACTTTGAAGTAAGCGGATTGACAGATTTAAGAGCAGATTGGACGGCGGTACACGCGCAGAGATGTCTCCCTCCCGCGGGGGTCTCTGATACGATGCTGGTCCCCTGGATACTCTGGTCGATTTGGAAAGCACGAAACAAGTTTCTCTTTGAGAACTTTGCTGGGAATCCAGCGGACACACTGTCAATGGCTATTGTAGCCGCGCGCGAATGGGTTGGAGCACAACAAGAGAAAGAAGTTAAGAGTTCTCCTACCAGCATACAGGGAACTGAGGAGCAAGTCGACATGGTGATTAGATCTGATGCTGCTTGGTCAGTGACTAACAAATGTGCAGGTTTAGGATGGGTGATGCTCACGCAAGCACAAATCTTACGAGGGCATAAAGGAGCTAGCTTTGTCTCGTCGGCCCTTACTGCAGAGGCGTTGGCGCTCAGAGAGGCGGTAAAATTTGGGCACGACATGAACCTAAAGAGAGTGCGGTTCGAGTCGGACTCTGCGCATCTAATAAAAGCCATCAACAAGAGAGAGCCGTATATGGAGCTGTATGGGATACTGGAGGACATCCTCCGTTTGTTGAATGAGTttgatgttgttgtttttggCTGGATATCTCGAGAGAGTAATGGTGTTGCAGATTTGCTTGCAAAGAACACCTTATCTTTGTATGAACAAGAAGTGGCTGGTGAAGAATTAATTCCTCCACCAAACAATTAA